In Biomphalaria glabrata chromosome 11, xgBioGlab47.1, whole genome shotgun sequence, the following proteins share a genomic window:
- the LOC106078258 gene encoding matrilin-3-like, translated as MSYIRNMLPWSKLICIFAVFGLSYCMPDPRSCKNSTMADVVILLDASTSIGANNWKTEITFAAYLVKSLNVGSSDVRFAAVMFNKDSSKIFDLKSYSAAQDIADALESIPYPNTVGTNTHLALAQVRSQKLFSTMSGGRFIAKDVLVILTEGRSKHPALTQDEVELLKASGTNIITVGIAQTDRNELARMASKSENVFTTADLRLVDHIKKEFSTTICDR; from the exons ATGAGCTACATTCGTAACATGTTGCCGTGGTCAAAATTAATTTGCATATTTGCGGTTTTTGGCCTTTCTTATTGCATGCCAG ATCCCAGGTCGTGTAAGAACTCTACAATGGCAGATGTCGTTATCCTGCTGGACGCCTCAACAAGTATTGGAGCCAATAATTGGAAAACTGAGATCACTTTTGCCGCATACCTGGTCAAGTCCTTAAACGTAGGATCAAGTGATGTCCGCTTTGCTGCAGTGATGTTTAACAAGGACTCCTCCAAGATATTTGACCTTAAGTCATACTCTGCTGCACAGGATATTGCGGAC GCTTTAGAAAGCATTCCTTACCCTAACACCGTCGGTACTAACACACACCTGGCATTGGCTCAAGTCAGATCCCAGAAGCTGTTTAGTACAATGTCTGGAGGCCGATTCATTGCCAAAGATGTTCTGGTTATACTGACAGAAGGCCGTTCAAAACACCCAGCGCTAA ctCAAGATGAGGTGGAACTTTTGAAAGCATCTGGCACAAACATCATTACAGTGGGAATCGCCCAAACGGACAGGAATGAACTTGCCAGGATGGCTTCCAAGTCTGAAAACGTGTTCACAACTGCTGACCTCAGACTAGTGGATCATATCAAGAAAGAATTTTCCACTACTATTTGTGACAGATGA